The following proteins are encoded in a genomic region of Comamonas resistens:
- the amaB gene encoding L-piperidine-6-carboxylate dehydrogenase — MTDTLSTQFQAALTRCGIDLQALQGTDITVRSPIDGSQLAQLAALPAAQMPELMERATQAFKQWRLVPAPLRGELVRLWGEELRRTKADIGHIVSCEVGKIVQEGLGEVQEAVDICEFALGLSRQLYGKTMVSERPGHRIMEQYHPLGLVAVITAFNFPSAVFAWNAAIALVCGNPVIFKPSEKAPLSGLATFKALERAIARFTAQLGKQAPAGLAQIVLGRSDVAEALVDSPQIALVSATGSSRMGRTVGPKVAARFGKRILELGGNNAMVVTPAADLDMAVRAIVFSAVGTAGQRCTTLRRLIVHREVKQALLDKLLPTYRSLPIGNPLQSGTLVGPLIDKASFDAMQNSLAQALQDGGQLLTGGQRQLQQEFPKGFYVTPAIVDMPAQTAIVRHETFAPLLYMLTYEELEQAIALNNDVPQGLSSCIFSNDLREVEAFLGAAGSDCGMANVNIGPSGAEIGGAFGGEKETGGDRESGSDAWKQYMRRTTNTINFSRELPLAQGIQFG, encoded by the coding sequence ATGACCGACACTCTTTCCACCCAGTTTCAGGCCGCACTGACACGCTGCGGCATCGATTTGCAGGCCCTTCAAGGCACGGATATCACCGTGCGCTCGCCTATCGACGGCTCGCAACTGGCGCAACTGGCCGCCCTGCCTGCGGCCCAGATGCCCGAGCTCATGGAGCGCGCCACGCAGGCTTTCAAGCAATGGCGGCTGGTGCCGGCACCGCTGCGCGGCGAGCTGGTGCGCCTCTGGGGCGAGGAGCTGCGCCGCACCAAGGCAGATATCGGCCATATCGTCTCGTGCGAGGTCGGCAAGATCGTGCAGGAAGGCCTGGGAGAGGTACAGGAAGCCGTGGACATCTGCGAATTTGCGCTGGGCCTGTCGCGCCAGCTCTATGGCAAGACCATGGTGTCCGAGCGCCCCGGCCACCGCATCATGGAACAGTACCATCCACTGGGTCTCGTAGCCGTCATCACGGCCTTCAACTTTCCCAGCGCCGTGTTTGCCTGGAATGCGGCGATTGCACTGGTTTGCGGCAACCCCGTGATCTTCAAGCCCTCGGAGAAAGCACCGCTGTCGGGCCTTGCCACCTTCAAGGCGCTGGAGCGCGCCATCGCTCGATTCACGGCTCAGCTCGGCAAACAGGCACCGGCGGGCCTGGCCCAGATTGTTCTGGGCCGCAGCGATGTGGCCGAAGCCTTGGTGGACAGCCCGCAGATCGCCCTGGTATCCGCCACCGGCTCCAGCCGCATGGGCCGTACCGTGGGGCCCAAGGTGGCTGCGCGCTTTGGCAAACGCATTCTGGAGCTGGGCGGCAACAATGCCATGGTGGTCACGCCGGCGGCCGATCTGGACATGGCCGTGCGCGCCATTGTGTTCAGTGCCGTGGGCACGGCCGGCCAGCGCTGCACCACACTGCGTCGGCTGATCGTGCATCGCGAGGTCAAGCAAGCCTTGCTGGACAAGCTGCTGCCCACCTATCGCAGCCTGCCCATAGGCAACCCCTTGCAGTCAGGCACGCTGGTGGGCCCGCTGATCGACAAAGCGTCATTCGATGCCATGCAAAACTCGCTGGCGCAAGCTCTGCAGGATGGCGGCCAACTGCTGACCGGCGGCCAGCGCCAGCTGCAGCAAGAGTTTCCCAAAGGCTTTTATGTGACGCCGGCCATCGTGGACATGCCTGCGCAGACCGCTATCGTTCGGCACGAAACCTTTGCGCCCCTGCTCTATATGCTGACCTATGAGGAACTGGAGCAGGCCATTGCGCTCAACAACGATGTGCCCCAGGGCCTGTCGTCCTGCATCTTCTCCAATGATCTGCGCGAGGTGGAGGCCTTTCTCGGGGCCGCCGGATCGGACTGCGGCATGGCCAATGTGAACATCGGCCCCAGTGGCGCAGAGATAGGCGGAGCCTTTGGCGGCGAGAAGGAAACCGGCGGCGATCGAGAAAGCGGCTCGGATGCCTGGAAGCAATATATGCGCCGCACAACCAATACCATCAACTTCTCGCGCGAGCTGCCACTGGCCCAGGGCATTCAATTCGGCTAG
- a CDS encoding saccharopine dehydrogenase NADP-binding domain-containing protein: MMKLTGQSILILGAGKIGSTIADMLAELHSATVTLADMQPPSAGGDPQIRTVQLDIQDDAALAGVLQQHSLVINALPFFCAARVAQAAAQHGVHYFDLTEDVAAMRAIQSMAPQARSVLMPQCGLAPGLISILGSHLAQQFDEPFDLQLRVGALSRHATNALRYHFTWSVDGVINEYCKPCNTIANGQPVLVPPLEGMETLVLDGETFEAFNTSGGLGTLCETLQGRVRNLNYKTIRHPGHRDAMHLLLHGLRLIERRDLLRQVLEGAIPHSRDDMVVIAAMASGMHGGRLEQITRTARIFGAPLRGKQRTAIELITAAGMLGAVELFATGQLPQQGFVRQEQCTLTALLGTCVGSYFQSLAS; the protein is encoded by the coding sequence ATGATGAAGCTGACTGGACAAAGCATTCTCATCCTCGGCGCAGGCAAGATAGGCTCCACCATCGCCGACATGCTGGCCGAGCTGCATTCCGCCACCGTCACGCTGGCCGATATGCAGCCCCCCTCCGCCGGTGGCGATCCCCAGATCCGCACGGTACAGCTGGACATACAGGACGATGCAGCACTGGCCGGCGTTCTGCAGCAGCACTCTCTGGTCATCAACGCCCTGCCGTTTTTCTGCGCCGCACGCGTGGCCCAGGCCGCAGCACAGCATGGCGTGCACTATTTCGACCTGACCGAAGACGTGGCCGCCATGCGTGCCATTCAGTCCATGGCGCCGCAGGCGCGCTCGGTGCTGATGCCGCAGTGCGGGCTGGCACCGGGGCTGATCAGCATTCTGGGCAGCCATCTGGCCCAGCAGTTTGACGAGCCTTTCGACCTGCAGCTGCGCGTGGGCGCACTCTCACGCCACGCCACGAATGCATTGCGCTACCACTTCACCTGGAGCGTGGATGGCGTCATCAACGAATACTGCAAGCCCTGCAACACCATCGCCAACGGCCAGCCTGTCCTGGTACCGCCGCTAGAAGGCATGGAAACACTGGTTCTGGACGGCGAGACCTTCGAGGCGTTCAACACTTCGGGAGGCCTGGGCACGCTGTGCGAGACGCTGCAGGGTCGCGTGCGCAATCTGAACTACAAGACCATACGCCACCCCGGCCACCGTGACGCCATGCATCTGCTGCTGCACGGCCTGCGCCTGATCGAGCGGCGTGATCTGCTGCGTCAGGTACTCGAAGGTGCCATACCCCACAGCCGCGACGATATGGTGGTGATTGCAGCCATGGCCAGCGGCATGCACGGCGGCAGGCTGGAACAGATCACGCGCACGGCCCGCATCTTCGGCGCACCGCTGCGCGGCAAGCAGCGCACAGCCATAGAGCTGATCACCGCCGCCGGCATGCTTGGCGCTGTGGAGCTGTTTGCCACGGGCCAGTTGCCGCAGCAAGGCTTTGTACGTCAGGAGCAATGCACGCTGACGGCCTTGCTGGGTACCTGCGTAGGCTCCTATTTCCAAAGCCTGGCGAGCTGA